In Kaistella sp. 97-N-M2, the sequence TTTAGAAAATGGTTTCAAAGTTTATGCAGAAACCGCCCGCCATTTTTCGGGCCGAAGTTTTACACGTAACCAGGCCATCTGGGCAAGTTTTGTTTTCGAAACACCTCAACGCAAAATTTACATCGGCGGCGATTCCGGTTTTGATGATCATTTTGAAAAAATCGGTAAAAAACATGGCGGCTTCGATTTGGCTATTCTGGAAAATGGGCAGTACAACAAGGATTGGCGGTACATTCACATGATGCCGGAAGAATTTTTCGTGGCTGTAAAAAACCTCAGCGCCAAACGCATCATTCCCGTGCACAATTCCAAATTTGCCCTCGCGCTGCACGGCTGGAAAGAAACTTTGGAAAAAATTTCACTCTTAAACGAAAAAGAAAATTTACGGCTGATTACCCCTAAGCCGGGCCAAAAAGTAATGTGGGAAGATGATGCAAAAACCTACGAAAAATGGTGGCAAAATTACGAATGAGGTAAAATTGATAGGGTTGAAAGATCCAGTTTCTTTTTCGGCTTGAAGATTTTCGGCGAAAATTTCCTAACTTCGGTCAAATGAGCGGGGCAAATCCGTGAAAACTTTTAGTATGAAAAAGACCTGTCAAATCGCCAACGGAATCGCTGCGGTTTTCACCATTATATTCAATTACTTAAGCAACACGGGCATTTTTGCGGGGAAAACTATTGGTGATGTCTCAAAGGAGATCGAAAATTTGTTTACGCCTGCGGGTTACGCCTTTTCAATTTGGGGCCTTATATATTTGCTTCTACTGGGCTTTGTTATTTACTCCGGTCGCAGTTTATTTCAACCTAGAAGCACCGAAGCTGATGGATTTGTCGAAAAGATCGGTTGGTGGTTTGTTCTGACCTGCGTCGCCAACTGCGCGTGGATCGTCACGTGGCTTTACGGTTACACGGGCTTTTCCGTGCTTATCATGACCGTATTTCTGGTAGCCTTGCTGAAAATTTTGGTGGAAGCTTTGAAATACAAGTCCGGAGCTGCGCAAAAATGGTTGATCAATATACCCTTTCAAATTTATGCCGGTTGGGTAAGTGTCGCGCTCATCGCGGCAGCCGCGGCATGGCTCACCAAAATTGAGTGGAGCGCCTGGGGAATTTCGGAAATCAGCTGGACGATCATTATGATCTTCATTGCTGTCCTGATCAATTTGTATATGACGTGGAAGAAGGATGCGCCCGTTTTTGCCTTCGCAGCCGTTTGGGCTTTGATTGCAATTGCAGTTGCCAACAAAAGCGGAAGTGACGAAATTTATACCGTGGCACTTTTGTCCGCGGTACTTCTTTTTCTAAGCAGCTGCGTTCATCTTAACAAAAGAAGAACGCTTATTTAAACATTCTTTTCTCCGTTGATAAAATTTGATTTTAAATTTTAAATTATCCAAAATGAAACTCAAAAACATCAAATATCTGTTTATCCTTTTGCTTTCGGTTTCGCTGAATGCACAGGATCTCTCGAAATTAAAACCCTTAGATGCAGAACTTACCACCGTTACGTATCCTTTTCCCGTGACGGTGAAAATGCTAAAAAATCAAGGTCAGGAACTGAAAATGGTTTACATGGATGACCAACCGGAAAAGCCCAATGGAAAAACGGTCGTTCTGCTGCACGGCAAAAACTTTAACGGTTATTATTTTGAGGAAACCGCGAAAGCGTTGCTGAAAGAAGGGTTTCGCGTCATCATGCCGGATCAGATCGGTTTTGGGAAATCTTCCAAACCAAAACAATATCAGTTCAGTTTCCAGCAACTGGCGGAGAACACAAAATCGATTCTGGATGATTTAAAAATTGAAAAATTTATTCTTCTTGGCCATTCGATGGGTGGAATGCTGGCGACGAAAATGGCAGTGATGTATCCGGAAAGTATTGACAAATTAATTCTTGAAAATCCGATTGGACTGGAAGATTACCGCGACTTGTCACCCTATCAAAACATCGATAAACAATATGCGGCAGAACTTAAAAACACCTATCAATCCTATAAAGATTATCAACTTAAATTTTATTACGACGGAAAATGGAAACCCGAATATGAAAAATGGCTTAACCTCGTGGCGGGCTGGACGATCTCTAACGATTTCCCGATCACGGCGTGGGATGCAGCCCTGACTTCAGATATGATTTACACGCAGCCGGTTGTGGATGATTTCGAAAAAATAACAGTTCCTACCCTTTTGATCATCGGAACGCGCGACCGAACGGCGATAGGAAAAGCCAACGCGCCGAAAGACCTGCAGCCGTTGATGGGACTGTATGAAAATTTAGGGAAAGCAACGCAGAAAAAAATTAAGAACTCGAAGCTGGTTGAGCTGGAAAACGTGGGACATTTGCCACACATCGAAGTTTTTGAGCGCTTCATCAGGCCTCTGCTGGAATTTGTGAAAAATTAATCAACCTAAGATTTCCCCGCACGGAAGTCTTTTTTTATTTTCCTAAATTTACGCTTACTAAAAATAAAGAATGAAAAACGCTTATATTATCGACGGAACGCGTTCTGCCATCGGAAATTTTAAAGGAAGCCTGGCTCCCGTTAGACCCGATGACTTAATGGCTTCCGTACTGAAAAGTTTGCTAGAAAAAAATCCAAATTTGCCTTTAGATAAAATCGACGATGTAATTATCGGCTGCGCGAATCAGGCGGGCGAGGATAACAGAAATGTCGCGAGAATGGCATTGCTGCTGGCCGGAATTCCCGTGAATGTGCCGGGCGAAACCGTGAACCGGCTGTGCGCCTCGGGAATGAGTTCCATCGTCCAGGCGATGCGAGCCATTAAATCCGACGAAGGCGATCTTTTTATAGCCGGCGGCGTGGAAGGAATGTCGAGGGCGCCCTATGTGCTTTCAAAATCCGATTCTGCTTTCGGAACCGATTCGAAAATGTTCGACTCCAGTTTCGGCTGGCGGTTTGTAAATCCGGTTATGGAAAAATTATACGGCATTGATGCGATGGGGAAAACCGCAGAAAATCTCGCGGAGAAATACAATATCTCGCGCGAAGAGCAGGATGAGTTTGCTTTAAATTCTCAGATGAAGGCGAAAAAAGCGCAGCAATCCGGACGTCTGGCAGAAGAAATCTCCGATGTGGTTATTCCGCAAAGAAAAGGAGAACCAATCGTGATTAATAAAGATGAATTCATCAAACCGAATTCAACAATAGAAGTTTTGGGCAAATTACGGCCGGCTTTTGTAAAAGAAAACGGTTCGGTAACGGCCGGAAACTCATCCGGATTGAATGACGGCGCGGCGGCAGTGATTATCGCTTCGGACGACGCGGTGAAAAATTACAACCTGAAACCTTTGGCAAAGATCGTCTGCTCCGCGGTAGTAGGCGTGGAACCCAGAATTATGGGAATCGGTCCCGTTGATGCAACCAAATTGGCTTTGAAGAGAGCCGGAATAACATTGGATGATATCGATATTATTGAACTGAACGAAGCTTTTGCGGCACAAAGCATTGCCGTTTTAAAGGAACTCGGCATCGCGAACGACGATCCACGGGTGAATGTGAATGGCGGCGCCATCGCGCTGGGTCATCCGCTTGGAATGAGTG encodes:
- a CDS encoding alpha/beta fold hydrolase encodes the protein MKLKNIKYLFILLLSVSLNAQDLSKLKPLDAELTTVTYPFPVTVKMLKNQGQELKMVYMDDQPEKPNGKTVVLLHGKNFNGYYFEETAKALLKEGFRVIMPDQIGFGKSSKPKQYQFSFQQLAENTKSILDDLKIEKFILLGHSMGGMLATKMAVMYPESIDKLILENPIGLEDYRDLSPYQNIDKQYAAELKNTYQSYKDYQLKFYYDGKWKPEYEKWLNLVAGWTISNDFPITAWDAALTSDMIYTQPVVDDFEKITVPTLLIIGTRDRTAIGKANAPKDLQPLMGLYENLGKATQKKIKNSKLVELENVGHLPHIEVFERFIRPLLEFVKN
- the pcaF gene encoding 3-oxoadipyl-CoA thiolase, with product MKNAYIIDGTRSAIGNFKGSLAPVRPDDLMASVLKSLLEKNPNLPLDKIDDVIIGCANQAGEDNRNVARMALLLAGIPVNVPGETVNRLCASGMSSIVQAMRAIKSDEGDLFIAGGVEGMSRAPYVLSKSDSAFGTDSKMFDSSFGWRFVNPVMEKLYGIDAMGKTAENLAEKYNISREEQDEFALNSQMKAKKAQQSGRLAEEISDVVIPQRKGEPIVINKDEFIKPNSTIEVLGKLRPAFVKENGSVTAGNSSGLNDGAAAVIIASDDAVKNYNLKPLAKIVCSAVVGVEPRIMGIGPVDATKLALKRAGITLDDIDIIELNEAFAAQSIAVLKELGIANDDPRVNVNGGAIALGHPLGMSGTRITYSAALELQKTGKRYALATMCIGVGQGYAVILENAAF
- a CDS encoding tryptophan-rich sensory protein; amino-acid sequence: MKKTCQIANGIAAVFTIIFNYLSNTGIFAGKTIGDVSKEIENLFTPAGYAFSIWGLIYLLLLGFVIYSGRSLFQPRSTEADGFVEKIGWWFVLTCVANCAWIVTWLYGYTGFSVLIMTVFLVALLKILVEALKYKSGAAQKWLINIPFQIYAGWVSVALIAAAAAWLTKIEWSAWGISEISWTIIMIFIAVLINLYMTWKKDAPVFAFAAVWALIAIAVANKSGSDEIYTVALLSAVLLFLSSCVHLNKRRTLI